In the Helianthus annuus cultivar XRQ/B chromosome 11, HanXRQr2.0-SUNRISE, whole genome shotgun sequence genome, one interval contains:
- the LOC110891000 gene encoding chloroplastic import inner membrane translocase subunit HP30-2: MTRDTKSEHLAVGNQKHDFHITCERFKNWLAKQGLPTFKEAALAAYNAYGTSIFLGVFAEGCLKEVCLSFSILRTMPHSKLSSLCGGYTPLVESFLRIGSMEMARNFAIMKGCNEGIFCVMKNIRGKEDVQASMVAGFGCGVVLSLVTGMRGPEIMSVGAIFALYNGGLFKVGLKI; the protein is encoded by the exons ATGACGCGTGACACAAAAAGCGAGCATTTAGCGGTGGGTAACCAAAAGCATGATTTTCATATTACATGTGAAAGATTTAAGAACTGGCTTGCTAAACAAGGATTACCCACCTTTAAGGAAGCTGCCCTCGCTGCTTACAACGCATACGGCACGTCCATCTTTTTGGGGGTGTTTGCTGAGGGTTGTCTCAAGGAAGTCTGCTTATCTTTTTCCATTCTTCGAACTATGCCACACTCAAAG TTGTCTTCCCTTTGTGGAGGGTACACGCCGCTCGTAGAATCGTTTTTGAGAATAGGGAGCATGGAAATGGCTCGAAATTTTGCTATTATGAAGGGTTGTAATGAAGGCATATTTTGTGTCATGAAAAACATAAGAGGCAAGGAAGATGTCCAGGCAAG TATGGTGGCGGGTTTTGGTTGTGGGGTTGTGTTATCATTGGTTACTGGAATGAGGGGTCCTGAGATAATGTCAGTTGGTGCTATCTTTGCGCTCTATAATGGTGGATTGTTTAAG GTAGGTctcaaaatttga